The Falco naumanni isolate bFalNau1 chromosome 3 unlocalized genomic scaffold, bFalNau1.pat SUPER_3_unloc_3, whole genome shotgun sequence genome includes the window TGCCGTCGATattgtagtatttatttttcacaccGTGCATCTTTGTCCTCTCACTTTCATtgtgagctgcttttttcatcGAGGACGTGAGGATCCATCCGAGCGATGGGCAGTCACAATTAAATAGCTTATCTCGGAAGGCCGAGATCCATGGGGTAGTAAATCATTCCAAAGGAGTTGTCAAAGGTGGTGTTGTGGCTAGATTGAAGGATAATAGACAGTGTCCAAAGGGTCTAGtaaaaagcagttgtttggAGAAGCAAGTCCGTGGGCAGTGTGTGGAGTCAGAAGAGCTTTAGGCCACTTGCTAGtggttgctttgtttcctggaaACCCCCAGCAAAAAGCTGCCGAGCATCTGGGCAGACTGCGGGAAGGCGATCCTCTGCGTGAGAAGGCCAAAGGCGAGCAGTGCCCTGTATCAGTTCCACCAGGTCAGTAACCGGCTGTCCCTGAGCAGGGTAACACAGCTATCGTACCGCGTGGATCAACGGGACTTGTAGAGATTTCTGAGTCTTCGCATAGCATAGGTCATTTCTCCTGGAACGTGGTGACAGGCCGTGCAGGTggtacagaagacagcagtttgCCTGCGGTtcttgctgagctgtggggaaTAATCGGTTTGCCTTTTGTGTGTTCTGGGGCATATACTTCCCCAAACGTCTGCTGGGGGATGTGGCAAGCTGCAGTATTGAGCATCCTGCCCGGCTGGTGTATCGATCATCCATCAGTGACCACTTGCACAAATCCTCAAAAGCGGTAAAATTCATCAGCCCTGGCTGactaagcatttttattgttcttcacaaaaaatagaACTATTGCATGGTGTATTTCCTATCGTTCCACTCAATACCTTCCACCAGTTGCAGGAATTCAGTGCGATGCTGTTGAAGCGTGGTTTGCGGGGCGTTTTGGGCTGTTTGgtcctgctgtgtgctgctagATAGGAGTGGCAAAGCCTGTACGAAACTGCTGGACCAGTCCCGAAGACAGTGAACCGTGTCGGCGCACTAGCAGTCAGCAAGCTGGTTACCAGCCCCGTTTCTGTTGGATCCAGACGGTGCTCTGTGGTCTCAGAAGGAAAAGCGGGCACTCTTGGACAAGGGAGCCTAAACCTTGTGCTGTTCCTTACTGGGTCTTGCAGAGAGCATCACTTTTAAGCTTAGGAGAGATTAAGACAGGTGGAGTTTCTGGGTCTCGgaggccagctgctgggcttgtACAGTACGcacctgagctgctgaaagTGTTAGGTGACCCTGACTGGAACATGGGCAGACCAGGCCGGTAACTAACTGGTTGGTTGGCTGCAGTTTGCTctccaggaaaagctgcagagaatTACTGCGTGGAATGGCAAGGGGATATAGGTGGTTATACCCAGACATGGTGGCTGATGATGGTGTATCTCACCAGGTTTCTGAAATGGGGGTTTCAGAGGTTTGTATTACACTCTCATCACAGTTGGTTACAAAACAGGGAGCTCAGGTACAACTTCTTACccatttttcatttgggttCTCTTAAGTGGGGTTTGGATTAGTGTGATGAATCAGTATCCTTGGGTAGGAATGAGTCTTTTGAGAGACctcctgctgtcttctgcaacagcagtgctggcagctcacAACCATTAGCTCAATACTTCCCCGCTGCTTTATCATAGATGTGAACTGAGGCTACGTACTGGATTTCAgcgatattttttttttctgcccccaTCTcattgttgtgggtttttttaatagcagccCTGCTGTTTGATTATTGCTATTACCATGGTTATTAAGCTGTCAGTATTTCCTCGTGGAGCTGAAGCAAGAGGTaacaggaaatggaagaaataaacgtgcaagaaaaaagaagaaaaactttctgaccttagtttgcttttatttgtaataaggAATGATAATCAGCcatgttatttcaaaaagaaatcaagtctGAACTAATTCCGATTGCCCAAGCACTCAAGCCAGATTTGTGTAGTCCTAGCAGTCCCTGAAAAGGTGTGGTTGTGCTTTAATTCCTGTACACGCTATGCTAATCTTATAAGTGAAATGCCCGTCTTCTCTTTTACCACTTCTGCTAAGTCagaccatttttcttcttgagctTGCATGACCAGCAAGCTATTAGTCTTTCAGGCCCTGACTTCTCAATCTTTTATTGGTTTTCCTTGTTTCGTTGCTGCCTCCCCCCATCCTTGTCTGTCATATCTTCTCCAGGTGAactaaaaggatttaaattgTACCTTTGTGTTGCCACTTTCTCCTGTTGGAAATACATACAAGATCCTGTAGTGCATCCAAGAAGACAATATGTGCTATAACAGCTTCAAGCTGAGGTCCCctaagaagaggcagaagaagaTTCAGtatgggtgggtgggttggttggttggtttttggcAGGGATGATCTTACTCCTGGGCGGTTTGGTAACCCAGATCTTAAAATCCTGACTGCTTATGACAGTAAACAAGCAatgcaacagaaattaaacagcttgttaacattttaaaaaaatagaactgaaaaaaaaatcaaatgagaGGAATAGTGTTTGAACCTGTCTCATAAAAACATAAAGGTGGCTTAGcctttaatgaaaagattttgcttaacCGAAATTTCTCaaattccaggttttatttccccctccgtttccccccaccctccacagTTTGTGGCTATCTACAAACTGGCACATCTACACGAATCCACACTAGGACTTGCCTTCACACACCCAGAAGACGGGATCTCATCTCTTTGTGGTATCTCCATCAGGGAGAGACCAAGTCCTTCGCTGGCATTTGATCTGATACGGCTTTCCTAGTAGGTGATCCTGTAGCTTCCTGTTCTCTAATTTACTCGTCTCTGGAAGTAGCTTTTCATTAACCATGACCTCAGCTAAAAGGTCTAAGGATAGTCGGGCACTAAGGACTAATCCTTCATGCTGGATCTCTTCCAAAAgaaggctgtattttaaatagaccTGTTTCTGTTCAACATCATTGTATGACTTGTATTTGTCAGAAGAAATGACCCTTCTAGTGTCCTTCGACTGAGTCACCTCCAGAAGAAGTAGCAGTGCAGACACTGGCTGTTGAAATGCCATCTATCATTTCACTTGGGTGGGagttgctgcttttgaaaacctctttcattatcttcattctgttttaaaggttATTCGATATATATGaatgctactaaaaaaaatcatcactggATTGCTGATTGTGTCCTGTCGTCCTGTGATGtcattacagtgaaaaattttaGTCGTGTTCAGACCTGACCTGTGATGGCAAAGGCAGTCTCTGTAGGTTCTACAAGAAGTGCTTCTGACCTGAAATTCTGTCGGGTTTTTATGCAGATTGATGCAGACTTTGAGTTGTGCCTCTGTGGGACACTGTCATGACAGGAGAGTCCAGATGTGAGGCTGTGACAGGCAGGGCAgttttgcagtatttgcttTCACCGGTATTTGAACTGCCACTCATTCTGGGACTGGGGCGTCCCTGGGGGGCACCCCTTGTGTAGATGTGCCTATGGACAATCGCCTGAGGAGGAAAATGGTATTATTGGCTAAGAAGCAGTGAGTTCCTCAAGTTGTGTTGTCCATATGCACATTTACAGCATATggacctttttcttttgcttaaaaatgttgtggtttatACTGGGTTTGTACACAACAGGAATGCTTGAGTTTCAGAAGGAACTGAAGGCAGGtggattttctctctcattttctattACGTATGTGGCACGTGAAGAGGGTGGTTCTAGTGTACCCCCACAGGTCCTACTAAGACCAGAAGTCTCTGATTTGAATGCTTGGGTATATTTAACACCTGCAGTGCAAAGGGTGTGCAGACAATGCATCTGCAGGCATACACCAGCTCCTGGTAAGTAACCTTCTCTCCAGGATAGACCATGACTAGAAGAAAGGAAGTGTGCCAAGGGCAAGGTGgttaatgaaaaccaagaaaaagtagtagctttttttttttcttctggttaaaCTTGCTATTTTAACTGAGAATAACAGACAATCTTTCAAGCTTTTGGATAAATGGATAAACAGAATCAATACACATCCTGTCATGGTAATTTTTGATACAAAAgttcactgtattttgttttttccagaatcCTCCAATGCAGTCATCTTACGAAGCTGAGCTGATGCCATCTGACTGGCTATGTAATatatctgaagaaaaccagaaggcaGAAGTCAGTCTTGAAGCCACGTTTCAGGTTGCCGCTGAGGTGCGTTCAtcatgcaaagctgaaaaggtGGAAGTGGCACCTGCAGAGAGCCAGTATTCAATCCTGGAGTTTAATGGAAATCAGGCACTGCCTGTTAATAGTTACGCACCTTCTTCAACTGAGGAAAGCCAGCGGGAGCGTCTCACTCCTGTAACTTCAGACACATCATTTCTGGTGGAAGCAGGTGGAGCGCTGGATTTGTCTCCATTACAGCCTTCTGACATTCTTTGTGCTGCCGATACCACTCTGTCTATAGAAACTGCTGCTAAAATACTACAAGAACTTCTGACCACACgggaaacagatgaaaaacGGAGCAAAGAACCAGATCACCGCCCAGCTGAGTTCTCCCTCAtgttttttcaggaagaattgTTCAGTCCAGAGCAGGTAAGGGGTAAAGGGAGGTAAACCAACATCTTTCTTGAGCTAACTATATTTGATAGTAATGCTAGGGTCTGGACCGATAGCTTTTCAATATTCTTGCCTGCTTAAGAACCGAAGGCTTCtttaatttagcttttaatGGACAGTGAAGGGTTTGCTTGGTAAAGCAAGATATAAAAAAGAAGACGGAATGAAAAAGTATCCCATGTTCATGAGCATGACATGTGTCAGCCTGTTGGCCAAGTTAGGGTGCTCATTTGCATGGGAAACATGCGTAGTGCAGGTGTATTCGTGGTGATGAAGTGGATGCTTTTTTAGGTTGTAACATACCATCTTTAATCTCCAACAAAGAAGAGTATTTTGAGAATTGCCACTGGAGGCAGattttttgcttaaatttagATAAATGCTTAGATTGTTTCTGGTAAATAGTTgttaagttctgttttctgtggaaagtatAGTTTATTGACATTTGACTGGTATAAAGCATCTTCATCGGTTTATACTTTGTGATGTACAACAAGTTGTAATTGTACTTCAGTCTACCTGTACCCGGTCTTCCTGGTATGTAAAATTGTAAGTCTCATGAGGAGTGAGGGGCATTCTAGATGTTACTCTGTTAAGGCAGCAAATgcatgctctgcttttttttggttttgttttgaaaacaaagtaagcTCAGGAGATTGactgcatctgtttctgctgcatgaGACCTACCTTGCATGTAGGCagtcaaaatttcatttttgtgtgtgcattgAAGCTACTGTTTTATTGTTCTATCGGTAGCTTGACGCCTTCACTGAAGTTTCTAGATCGGAAATCATCAGCTGGGGCAAACCTCCCATTGTTGCTTTCAGCGTTACAAAGATTAGTCATCTTCCTCTCGGGTATCTTTCTGGAAAGGGATGTGTATTCTGATCAAGCCTCTGCATAGCTCAAGCCTAGACTAGACTGTTCTGCTCGGTACTGTGTAGGGAAGAGCACATCCCTGTGCTAGTGCATAGAGTTGGCAGTACTCCTTAATTGG containing:
- the LOC121081778 gene encoding heat shock factor protein 5-like → MLVAAELRGRRGLLTVGQFHQLYGQGVFSPYSYMATSCQAPSTLPAQGLAPTPVPSTWIQQGPLGLLPGQGASPAFPDKGAAFPVLQTLPTGATYTLQPVASLPPLQQGTQSVAASIANCSSSASSVPYSQACYPTATPQSCSAAAHTDPLAGCAGPAASACTHDSFVQNPPMQSSYEAELMPSDWLCNISEENQKAEVSLEATFQVAAEVRSSCKAEKVEVAPAESQYSILEFNGNQALPVNSYAPSSTEESQRERLTPVTSDTSFLVEAGGALDLSPLQPSDILCAADTTLSIETAAKILQELLTTRETDEKRSKEPDHRPAEFSLMFFQEELFSPEQVRGKGR